One genomic segment of Ignavibacteriota bacterium includes these proteins:
- a CDS encoding NAD+ synthase, which yields MKIGLCQINSIIGKIDYNKSKILDGYKKGIEAGVDLVICPELSLCGYPPQDLIEKVEFRNAVMKAANEIAEQTNEVGLIFGAITEEFDFVGTGLYNSAVLCFDGKIQFVQNKTLLPNYDVFDEVRYFESAKDVHVFKFKEEKLGISICEDIWNDADYWKHRLYEKDPVQRLVDKGSTILVNISASPYHYGRREERREMLSVLTKTNKLPLAYVSCVGAQTDLIFDGASLCLDKDGSLVKIGKTFEEDFIVFDTNENYSEIKNIEGTYGEEVINALVLGLKDYASKSGFKKALVGLSGGIDSAVVTYLAVQAFGKENVHVVMMPSEFSSEGSVKDSEKLIQNLGITSEKISISSLFNEFKKVLEPSFQNKKPDVTEENLQSRIRGILLMALSNKFGYLLCTTGNKSEMAVGYATLYGDMNGAVGVIADIYKTEVYEIANFINRNEEIIPQEIIQKAPSAELSPNQKDVDSLPPYDLLDKILELYLEEYKEYKEISEIIGDEKLVKKILNLVDRNEFKRNQSAPALRVTKKSFGYGRRFPIVQGWRI from the coding sequence ATGAAAATTGGTTTGTGCCAAATAAATTCTATTATAGGAAAAATTGATTATAACAAATCCAAAATTTTAGATGGATACAAAAAAGGAATTGAAGCCGGCGTTGATTTGGTAATTTGTCCCGAATTATCTTTGTGCGGTTATCCTCCGCAAGATTTGATTGAAAAAGTTGAATTTAGAAATGCAGTTATGAAAGCCGCAAATGAAATTGCCGAACAGACAAATGAAGTTGGATTAATTTTTGGAGCAATTACAGAAGAATTTGATTTTGTGGGAACCGGTTTGTATAACTCAGCGGTTTTATGTTTTGATGGAAAAATTCAATTTGTGCAGAATAAAACTCTTCTTCCTAATTATGATGTTTTTGACGAAGTTAGATATTTTGAATCTGCCAAAGATGTTCACGTTTTCAAATTTAAAGAAGAAAAGTTAGGAATCTCAATCTGCGAGGATATTTGGAATGATGCGGATTATTGGAAACACAGACTTTATGAAAAAGATCCGGTTCAAAGGTTGGTTGATAAAGGTTCAACAATTTTGGTTAATATTTCTGCAAGTCCTTATCATTACGGAAGAAGAGAAGAACGCCGCGAAATGCTTTCCGTATTAACAAAAACAAATAAGCTTCCGTTGGCTTATGTTTCTTGTGTTGGAGCCCAAACTGATTTAATATTTGACGGCGCAAGTTTATGTTTGGATAAAGATGGAAGTTTAGTAAAAATCGGTAAAACTTTTGAAGAGGATTTTATTGTTTTTGATACGAATGAAAATTATTCCGAAATAAAAAATATTGAAGGAACTTACGGAGAAGAAGTTATTAACGCTTTGGTTTTGGGATTAAAAGATTATGCATCAAAATCCGGATTTAAAAAAGCTTTAGTTGGATTAAGCGGCGGAATCGATTCAGCAGTTGTAACATATTTGGCTGTTCAAGCTTTTGGCAAAGAAAATGTTCATGTTGTTATGATGCCTTCTGAATTTTCCAGTGAAGGAAGTGTTAAAGATTCAGAGAAACTTATTCAAAATCTTGGCATCACATCAGAAAAAATTTCTATCAGTTCTTTATTTAATGAGTTTAAAAAAGTTCTTGAACCATCGTTTCAAAATAAAAAGCCGGATGTTACCGAAGAAAATCTTCAATCAAGAATTCGCGGAATTTTATTAATGGCTTTATCAAATAAATTTGGTTATTTGTTATGCACAACCGGAAATAAATCGGAAATGGCAGTTGGTTACGCAACTCTCTACGGAGATATGAACGGAGCAGTTGGTGTAATTGCAGATATTTACAAAACCGAAGTTTATGAAATTGCAAATTTTATAAATAGAAATGAAGAAATAATTCCGCAAGAAATAATTCAAAAAGCTCCTTCTGCAGAATTGAGTCCCAATCAAAAAGACGTTGATTCACTTCCACCGTATGATTTATTGGATAAAATTTTGGAATTATATTTGGAAGAATACAAAGAGTACAAAGAAATTTCAGAAATTATCGGCGATGAAAAATTGGTAAAGAAAATTTTAAACTTAGTTGATAGAAATGAATTTAAGCGAAATCAATCGGCTCCGGCTTTGCGTGTTACAAAAAAATCTTTTGGTTACGGAAGAAGATTCCCGATTGTTCAAGGCTGGCGAATTTAG
- a CDS encoding PspC domain-containing protein has protein sequence MEKKLYRSRTKKVIAGIGGGLGDYIGVDPVIIRILLILFTILSGFGILVYIILWVVIQEEPYDNSIINGTQNNSQNISSNNPEINSTGISQENNANQQNKIIPESSNKGRVIFGAILIGVGLMFLSDRFIPSFDFEVLFMTAIILLGLFLIFNSTNKTEKKL, from the coding sequence ATGGAAAAGAAATTATATCGTTCCCGAACAAAAAAAGTAATTGCCGGAATTGGCGGCGGATTAGGAGATTATATTGGCGTTGATCCAGTAATAATTAGAATTCTTCTTATTCTATTTACAATTTTAAGCGGATTTGGAATTTTAGTTTATATCATTTTGTGGGTTGTAATTCAAGAAGAACCTTATGATAATTCAATAATAAACGGCACACAAAATAATTCACAAAATATTTCTTCAAATAATCCGGAAATTAATTCAACCGGAATTTCGCAAGAAAATAATGCAAATCAGCAGAATAAAATTATTCCGGAATCTTCCAACAAAGGCAGAGTTATTTTTGGCGCAATTTTAATTGGCGTTGGATTAATGTTTTTATCAGATAGATTTATTCCATCTTTTGATTTTGAAGTTTTGTTTATGACAGCAATAATTTTGTTGGGACTATTTTTAATATTTAACTCTACAAATAAAACAGAGAAAAAATTATGA
- a CDS encoding MGMT family protein: protein MAEKTKLDKQKRSKRKLDFFDRVYKVVAKIPFGKVTTYGTIAEVCGIKSSARTVGWAINGAKDSGLPCHRVVNRNGELTGKLHFGDPNLMEELLQFEGIEFTKSGNVNMEKHLWKPKK from the coding sequence ATGGCTGAGAAAACAAAATTAGATAAACAAAAAAGAAGTAAAAGAAAATTAGATTTTTTTGATAGAGTGTATAAAGTTGTAGCAAAAATACCTTTTGGAAAAGTTACAACTTATGGTACAATTGCAGAAGTTTGCGGAATTAAATCCTCGGCAAGAACAGTTGGCTGGGCAATAAATGGGGCAAAAGATTCCGGATTGCCATGTCATAGAGTTGTAAATAGAAACGGTGAGTTAACCGGTAAACTTCATTTTGGTGATCCGAATTTAATGGAAGAGTTGTTACAATTTGAGGGAATTGAATTTACCAAATCCGGAAATGTGAATATGGAAAAGCATTTGTGGAAACCAAAAAAGTGA
- the prfB gene encoding peptide chain release factor 2 (programmed frameshift) produces MYEEQLKLVNEQKQKLEKLRGYLDISNKENRILELKQESEKDGFWNDQKNAQNILQEIKKLEIWIDQFDELVEKQKNIFEFIELAELESDESLFDEVQKDISELDENISSLEFKSMLSGKDDDKNCIMTIHSGAGGTESQDWAEMLFRMYLRWAEQNNFQTKLIDILEGEGAGIKSATLEITGEFAYGYAKAENGVHRLVRISPFDSNKRRHTSFASVFVIPEVDDSIEIEINPADLRIDTYRSGGKGGQNVNKVETAVRITHIPTNTVAACQSERSQSSNKINAFKLLKAKLYQLELAKQEAANDETEKTKMKIEWGSQIRSYVFHPYNMVKDHRTNVETSNTQAVMDGDINMFMKAFLLEFSQNI; encoded by the exons ATGTACGAAGAACAATTGAAATTAGTTAATGAACAAAAACAAAAATTGGAAAAACTACGAGGTTATCTT GACATTTCCAACAAAGAAAATAGAATTCTTGAATTAAAACAAGAATCAGAGAAAGACGGATTTTGGAACGATCAAAAGAATGCCCAAAATATTTTACAGGAAATTAAAAAATTAGAAATTTGGATTGATCAATTTGATGAACTTGTTGAAAAGCAAAAAAATATTTTCGAATTTATTGAACTTGCTGAGTTAGAAAGTGATGAATCTTTATTTGATGAAGTTCAAAAAGACATTTCGGAATTGGATGAAAATATTTCCAGCTTAGAATTTAAAAGTATGTTAAGTGGAAAAGATGATGATAAAAATTGCATTATGACGATTCACTCCGGAGCCGGCGGCACTGAATCTCAAGATTGGGCGGAGATGTTATTTAGAATGTATTTACGTTGGGCAGAGCAAAATAATTTTCAAACTAAACTAATTGATATTCTTGAAGGTGAAGGTGCCGGAATAAAAAGTGCAACCTTAGAAATTACCGGAGAATTTGCTTACGGTTATGCAAAAGCAGAAAATGGAGTTCATCGTTTAGTAAGAATTTCTCCGTTTGATTCAAATAAAAGAAGACACACATCTTTTGCCTCCGTTTTTGTAATCCCCGAAGTTGATGATTCTATAGAAATTGAAATAAATCCAGCTGATTTAAGAATTGATACTTATCGTTCCGGTGGCAAAGGTGGACAAAATGTTAACAAAGTTGAAACGGCAGTAAGAATTACTCATATTCCAACTAATACAGTTGCGGCATGCCAATCGGAAAGATCTCAATCGAGTAATAAAATCAATGCTTTTAAATTATTGAAAGCAAAACTTTATCAATTGGAGTTGGCAAAACAGGAAGCCGCTAATGACGAAACAGAAAAAACAAAAATGAAAATTGAGTGGGGAAGTCAAATTAGATCTTATGTTTTTCATCCTTATAATATGGTTAAAGATCATCGCACAAATGTTGAAACTTCAAATACGCAAGCTGTAATGGATGGTGATATCAATATGTTTATGAAAGCATTTTTATTGGAATTTTCCCAGAATATTTAA
- a CDS encoding DUF1446 domain-containing protein: MNEKIRIASGQGFWGDLIEAPFNQVTKGEIDYLVMDYLAEVTMSILQKQKNKNPNFGYAKDIPELMKRILPICKSKGIKVITNGGGVNPESCAEAVLIVAKELGINNLKVAIVIGDNIIDKMDEIISSGEDLKNMETGENIHLVKDKLLSANVYLGAFPIVEALQKGADIVITGRTTDTGLTLAPMIYEFGWEKENYNLMAAGTVAGHILECGGQASGGNFLGDWQSIPDLANIGFPIAEAYPNGEVIITKHKNTGGKVSFETVAEQLVYEIGDPKKYITPDCIADFTSIKLADLGNDQVKVYDVKGEKETDTYKVSCSYADGFSSNATLTYSWPQALTKAKAADKILRERLQNLGLQFEEINTEFLGYNACHGPLAKILDEDDINEIVLKVSVRSKDYNSVDRFGKEIAPLILTGPPSVTGFAGGRPKPSEVVAYWPALISKKNIKPEVKIFEI; encoded by the coding sequence ATGAATGAGAAAATAAGAATTGCTTCCGGTCAAGGTTTTTGGGGCGATTTAATTGAAGCTCCGTTTAATCAAGTTACAAAAGGCGAAATTGATTATTTAGTTATGGATTATCTTGCCGAAGTTACAATGTCAATTTTGCAAAAACAAAAAAATAAAAATCCCAATTTTGGTTATGCAAAAGATATTCCGGAATTAATGAAAAGAATTCTCCCAATTTGTAAATCGAAAGGAATTAAAGTTATTACAAACGGCGGCGGAGTTAATCCGGAAAGCTGTGCTGAAGCTGTATTAATTGTCGCAAAAGAATTAGGAATTAATAATTTAAAAGTTGCAATCGTAATTGGTGATAATATTATTGATAAAATGGATGAAATAATTTCGAGTGGTGAAGATTTAAAAAATATGGAAACCGGAGAAAATATTCATCTGGTGAAAGATAAATTGTTAAGTGCAAACGTTTATCTTGGTGCATTCCCAATTGTAGAAGCTTTGCAGAAAGGTGCAGATATTGTAATTACCGGGAGAACAACAGATACCGGATTAACTTTAGCTCCAATGATTTACGAATTTGGATGGGAAAAAGAAAATTATAATTTGATGGCTGCCGGAACTGTTGCCGGACATATTTTAGAATGCGGCGGTCAAGCATCCGGGGGAAATTTTTTAGGTGATTGGCAGTCAATTCCAGATTTGGCTAATATTGGATTTCCAATTGCCGAAGCGTATCCGAATGGTGAAGTAATAATCACAAAACATAAAAATACCGGAGGGAAAGTTTCCTTTGAAACAGTTGCTGAACAATTAGTTTATGAAATTGGTGATCCAAAAAAATATATTACTCCGGATTGCATAGCTGATTTTACATCTATTAAATTAGCAGATTTAGGAAATGATCAAGTAAAAGTTTATGATGTAAAAGGAGAAAAAGAAACTGATACTTATAAGGTTTCATGTTCTTACGCCGATGGATTTTCATCAAACGCAACATTAACTTATTCTTGGCCTCAAGCATTAACCAAAGCTAAAGCAGCCGATAAAATCTTAAGAGAAAGACTTCAAAATCTTGGTTTGCAATTTGAAGAAATCAATACGGAATTTTTAGGTTATAATGCTTGTCACGGACCTTTAGCGAAAATTCTAGATGAAGATGATATAAATGAAATTGTTTTAAAAGTTTCGGTTCGTTCAAAAGATTATAATTCAGTTGATAGATTTGGAAAAGAAATTGCACCGCTAATTTTAACCGGACCTCCAAGTGTTACCGGTTTTGCCGGTGGAAGACCAAAGCCAAGCGAAGTAGTTGCCTATTGGCCTGCATTAATTTCAAAAAAAAATATAAAACCAGAAGTAAAAATATTTGAGATATAA
- the miaA gene encoding tRNA (adenosine(37)-N6)-dimethylallyltransferase MiaA, producing MELKVLVIVGPTCSGKTDLGIDLAQKLKSEIISADSRQIFKLLNIGTAKPTETELNLIKHHLINKLNPDEIYNVSKFEKDSFEVINNLHKQNKIPIVVGGSGLYIKAIIDGIFDEVDIDENYRLELLEKRKIFGNEYLYNLLQKIDPKTSSTLLPQNWKRIIRALEVFHLTGKPIWEFHENQNRVKNINFLQFGLDWEREILYKNIEARVDSMIENGLVNEVKSILNLGFGKSLNSLNTVGYKEIIDYLENKQSLERAIELIKRNTRRYAKRQLTWFRKDERINWVKINSENEIEDLSEKIIKSLN from the coding sequence TTGGAACTAAAAGTTTTAGTTATTGTTGGTCCAACTTGCAGCGGAAAAACTGATTTGGGAATTGATCTTGCTCAAAAATTAAAGAGTGAAATTATTTCTGCGGACAGCAGACAAATTTTTAAATTATTAAATATCGGAACAGCAAAGCCAACAGAGACTGAATTAAATTTGATTAAACATCATTTAATAAATAAGTTAAATCCGGATGAAATTTATAACGTTAGCAAATTTGAAAAAGACAGTTTTGAAGTAATTAATAATTTGCACAAACAAAATAAAATTCCAATTGTAGTTGGAGGAAGCGGATTATACATTAAAGCAATTATTGATGGAATCTTTGATGAAGTTGATATTGATGAAAATTATAGGTTGGAGTTATTAGAAAAACGCAAAATTTTTGGGAATGAATATCTTTATAATTTACTACAAAAAATTGATCCAAAAACATCTTCAACTTTGTTGCCTCAAAATTGGAAAAGAATAATACGCGCGCTGGAAGTTTTTCATCTAACCGGAAAACCAATTTGGGAATTTCACGAAAATCAGAATAGAGTAAAAAATATAAATTTTCTACAATTTGGATTGGATTGGGAAAGAGAAATTCTATACAAAAATATTGAAGCAAGAGTTGATTCAATGATCGAAAACGGTTTAGTAAATGAAGTAAAATCAATTTTAAATTTGGGATTTGGAAAAAGTCTCAATTCCTTAAATACAGTTGGATATAAAGAAATTATTGATTATTTAGAAAACAAACAATCTTTAGAAAGAGCAATTGAATTGATAAAAAGAAATACTCGAAGATATGCAAAACGTCAGCTTACTTGGTTTAGAAAAGATGAAAGAATAAATTGGGTTAAGATTAATTCAGAAAATGAAATTGAAGATTTAAGTGAAAAAATTATTAAATCACTAAACTAA
- a CDS encoding protein-L-isoaspartate(D-aspartate) O-methyltransferase yields the protein MFEIERNELVENLRRKGVKDENVLSAILNVQRHEFVQQLMLSHSYKDVALPIGYGQTISQPYTVAVMTEALKLKPNDKVLEIGTGSGYQAAILKQMSMQVFSIERNEQIYKRVQKLFDEKSIRVHCKCGDGTIGWNEHSPFNGIIVTAGSPIIPENLKKQLAIGGRLVIPIGDKTSQSLKILQKISDENFITDEIPNFAFVPLIGREGWN from the coding sequence ATGTTCGAAATTGAGCGAAATGAACTTGTTGAAAATTTAAGGCGAAAAGGTGTAAAGGATGAAAATGTTCTTTCAGCAATTTTAAATGTGCAGAGACATGAATTTGTTCAACAGCTTATGCTTTCACATTCATATAAAGATGTTGCTTTACCAATTGGTTATGGTCAAACAATTTCTCAACCATACACAGTTGCCGTAATGACCGAAGCTTTAAAATTAAAACCTAACGATAAAGTCTTGGAAATTGGAACCGGTTCCGGATATCAAGCTGCAATTTTAAAACAAATGAGTATGCAAGTTTTCAGTATTGAACGAAATGAACAAATTTATAAAAGAGTTCAGAAATTATTTGATGAAAAATCAATCCGTGTTCATTGCAAATGCGGAGATGGAACAATCGGCTGGAATGAACATTCGCCGTTTAACGGAATTATTGTTACCGCCGGAAGTCCGATAATTCCCGAAAATCTTAAAAAACAATTAGCAATTGGCGGAAGATTAGTAATTCCGATTGGTGATAAAACTTCTCAATCATTAAAAATTCTACAAAAAATTTCAGATGAAAATTTTATAACTGATGAAATTCCTAATTTTGCTTTTGTTCCTTTAATTGGAAGAGAAGGTTGGAACTAA
- a CDS encoding DUF2179 domain-containing protein, with translation MLENILGALFIMVLRMMDVSFGTFRTITVVQGKKYLAGLVGFCEVLIWIFGMRYIFQHLDNTYNMLGYALGFAFGNVIGITLEEKVAMGYVQVNIISMHFAENIANELRKAKFGVTILPAEGGSGGMSLLIILIRRRDLTKARKIVEEIDKNCFISVQPSRPYRGFIHGSRK, from the coding sequence ATGCTGGAAAATATTCTTGGCGCACTTTTTATCATGGTTTTACGAATGATGGATGTATCTTTTGGAACTTTTAGGACAATTACAGTTGTTCAAGGGAAAAAATATTTAGCTGGATTAGTGGGATTTTGCGAAGTGTTAATTTGGATTTTTGGAATGCGATATATTTTTCAGCATTTGGATAATACTTATAATATGCTGGGTTACGCATTAGGATTTGCTTTTGGAAATGTTATAGGAATTACACTTGAAGAAAAAGTTGCAATGGGTTATGTTCAAGTTAATATTATTTCAATGCATTTTGCAGAAAATATTGCTAACGAATTGAGAAAAGCAAAATTTGGAGTTACGATTCTTCCGGCTGAAGGCGGTTCCGGTGGAATGTCTTTACTAATAATTTTAATCAGAAGACGTGATTTAACAAAGGCTAGAAAAATTGTTGAAGAAATTGATAAAAATTGTTTTATTTCGGTTCAACCTTCAAGACCATATCGCGGATTTATTCATGGTTCAAGAAAGTGA
- a CDS encoding HD domain-containing protein, translating to MISERLIKQAKFINEIEKLKLVLRSNGTLDPERPENSAEHSWHISLMAILFIEHSSSNFLDILKVIKMLLIHDLVEIDVGDTFLYLENQKTKFRDEQLCAQRLFNMLPEDQANEFMSLWYEFEARETEEAKYAAAIDGLHPLLNHLLTGDTKSEKLKIPVEKVIAKKIYIKEFAPALWELADTVIKESVDIGLYE from the coding sequence ATGATATCGGAAAGGCTAATTAAACAAGCTAAATTTATTAATGAAATAGAAAAGTTAAAGTTAGTCTTACGCTCTAATGGAACTTTGGATCCAGAAAGACCTGAAAACTCTGCTGAACATTCTTGGCATATTTCACTTATGGCAATTCTTTTTATTGAGCATTCCTCATCTAATTTTTTAGATATACTTAAAGTTATAAAAATGCTTTTAATTCATGACCTTGTTGAAATAGATGTAGGCGATACTTTTCTTTATTTAGAGAATCAAAAAACAAAATTTAGAGATGAACAATTATGTGCTCAACGCCTTTTTAATATGTTACCAGAAGATCAAGCAAATGAGTTCATGAGTTTATGGTATGAATTTGAAGCTAGAGAAACAGAAGAAGCAAAATATGCAGCTGCTATTGATGGGCTTCACCCGTTATTAAATCATTTATTAACGGGAGATACGAAATCGGAAAAATTAAAGATTCCGGTTGAAAAGGTAATAGCTAAGAAAATCTATATAAAAGAATTCGCTCCAGCTTTATGGGAATTAGCTGATACTGTTATAAAAGAGAGTGTTGATATTGGCTTATATGAATAA